The Bubalus bubalis isolate 160015118507 breed Murrah chromosome 18, NDDB_SH_1, whole genome shotgun sequence genome contains a region encoding:
- the DUXB gene encoding LOW QUALITY PROTEIN: double homeobox protein B (The sequence of the model RefSeq protein was modified relative to this genomic sequence to represent the inferred CDS: inserted 6 bases in 3 codons; deleted 1 base in 1 codon; substituted 3 bases at 3 genomic stop codons): protein MGVYKSCVLGNCSVVRSSLQNPDASSLDGSNQHYKCLQKEPWQGKIIYNQSQKXIQAWFECSXHPEQATRKQLAKEIGIPEIFQTFXRNQYLDIATRKTLAKQAFGIENSKMWFQDPRSLYPGQRRSEPVNSLLDGPNVRPGPTVQQPEIDLWTLPGRFSSFLQFFQQEPIISTCSSPFLRVPSVIQGQSVIMQPVKLCRENSLSTLTSGNDVLVPLTMGGDPDTQDPFWSQYQEHQDHQXQTDMGMLQLEDYPQPQPKHTHKKQLPQDLGXVDISFVLQRWDECCQXLTVEWNPQKGTIETD, encoded by the exons ATGGGTGTTTATAAATCCTGTGTCTTGGGGAACTGCTCCGTTGTCCGCTCCTCTCTGCAGAATCCGGATGCCTCTTCCCTAGATGGATCAAACCAGCACTACAAGTG TCTACAAAAAGAACCCTGGCAAGGCAAGATTATTTACAACCAGAGTCAAAA CATCCAAGCATGGTTTGAATGCTC TCACCCTGAACAAGCAACCAGGAAACAGCTGGCCAAGGAAATTGGCATTCCAGAAATCT TTCAAACTTTCTAGAGGAACCAATACCTTGATATTGCCACCAGGAAAACACTAGCCAAACAGGCATTCGGAATTGAGAATTCAA AGATGTGGTTTCAGGACCCAAGATCTCTGTACCCTGGGCAGAGGAGAAGTGAGCCTGTGAATTCCTTGCTAGATGGCCCAAATGTGAGACCCGGTCCGACAGTTCAGCAGCCTGAAATTGACCTGTGGACTCTCCCAGGCcgattttcttccttcctccagttCTTTCAGCAGGAACCAATCATTTCTACCTGTTCTTCTCCCTTCCTACGGGTCCCTAGTGTGATCCAAGGACAAAGTGTCATCATGCAGCCTGTGAAGCTGTGCAGGGAGAACTCTCTCTCCACGCTAACATCTGGGAATGATGTGCTTGTACCGCTGACTATGGGAGGAGACCCAGATACTCAGGATCCTTTCTGGTCCCAATACCAAGAACACCAGGACCACCAATAACAGACTGACATGGGAATGCTACAGCTGGAAGACTACCCTCAGCCTCAacctaagcacacacac aaaaaacaactgCCACAGGATCTGGGCTAGGTGGACATATCTTTCGTTCTGCAGCGGTGGGATGAGTGCTGCCA GCTGACTGTAGAGTGGAATCCTCAAAAGGGAACCATCGAAACAGACTGA